The region AATTCCTGAGGTTCATCAGAAATTAAAACATTATCGCTGGCTGATTTTATTTCTGTACGATACAAACGAGTATCTATTTTTGCTGAGATTGTATCCATAAATTATTTGATTCTTGGTTCAGGTAATGGCACAAATTCTGTTTCTCCGGGAACTTTTGGGAAAGTTTGTTCTGTCCAGTCTTTTTTAGCTTTTTCGATGAGGTTTTTATCTGAAGAAACGAAGTTCCAAAAGATAAAATGTTCTTCCGGAAACGGCTCTCCACCAAAAATATAAACAGTAGAGTTTTCAGCAATTTCAAATTCACAAAGAGAAGCTTCAGTTGTAATTAAAATTTGTCTTGGATCGTATGTATGTTCGCCGTTTTTAATACTTCCTTCTAAAATGTACAAACCGCTTTCGCCAAATAAATCCTTTCCGATATTGATTTTCTTAGCTTCTTTACTTTTTATTTCAATAAAATAAAGCGGACTATAAACAGGAACCGGAGATTTTTTGCCAAAAGCTTCACCGGCAATTAATTTGTATGAAACGCCATCTTCTTCCCAGGCTGGAATATCATCTGCTTCAACGTGAGTAAAATTGGGTTCCATTTGCTCCAATTCTTTTGGAAGCGCTACCCAAATTTGTAATCCGTGAAGCATTTTATCTGAATGTCTTAAATATTCAGGAGTTCTTTCGGAATGTACGATTCCTTTTCCAGCAGTCATCCAGTTTACAGCGCCTGGTTTTATTTCCAATTCTGTTCCTAAACTGTCGCGGTGCATAATGCTTCCTTCAAACAAAAATGTAAGCGTTGAAAGTCCAATATGCGGATGTGGCGGAACATCCATATTTTCATGATCACTTAAATGTGCAGGTCCCATATGGTCGATAAATACAAATGGCCCGACAGCTCTTTTTTCACGGAAAGGCAATAAACGACCTACCATAAAGTTGCCAATATTGGCAGCGCGTTCTTCGATAATTAAACTGATATTTGACATGTGGTATTATTTGATTTGAAAACAAAATTACAGTTGTGATAGAAATCTGTAACTTAATTTAGATTAAGAAAGCTTGTTTTTTGTATTTATAAAAATAAGGAAAATCGTTGAGTATGTATTAGTTTTAAATACAAGATTTAAGGATTTTAATGTATATGTATTTTGTAGTCAGTATTTTAATGTTGTTTTGTTATTTGACTATTTCGATTTGTGTATATAAAAATACTTTTGCAGGCTCTGGATTTCCTTTTGTTGAAAAACCTTTTGGAATTCCAAGTTTCTTTTTAAAATGCCCTTTCACTTTTAATTTTAAGGGCAAAGTTCTTCCGTCCCAAATTTGATCAGCATCCAATAATTTGTCATTGGCTCTCTCGAGATAAATGTTCTTTTTATTGTTTCTATTCTCTATCTTCCATTGTGCACAAGGACAGCTTATGGCTGAATAATAAACAATTAAAGTCTCTTCGTTTTTAGTTTGAGAGCTGAAAATAAAAACAGAAAGAATTAAGTATAATATAAATCTAAGTTTAATCATTAATTTTCTCAGATGCCACATAAGTTTTGGGTTAAGTTAATTAGTGAGTTCAAATTCTAAAACTTCACTTTCTGTTCCGTTAATTATAATCGATAATTGATGAATTCCAGTATAAAAAACTCTTGTTGTAATTAACTTAAAAGACTGATTTCTTTCAATCTTAATCATTTGATTCGGATGATAGATTTTCTCACTGATTTTAAAGACTTTTTTTGCCAGATGCCCTTTTGCTTTTTTGTAATGAACAGCGTATTCTAAACGAACCGTTTTTGGTTCTTCGTTTTTATTGTTTAAATGAAATTGAAACTGAAGATAATTGCCAATTTTTACAGTCGGTGTTTTAATTTCGAAAGACGAAAGTTCAATAT is a window of Flavobacterium crocinum DNA encoding:
- a CDS encoding pirin family protein, which gives rise to MSNISLIIEERAANIGNFMVGRLLPFREKRAVGPFVFIDHMGPAHLSDHENMDVPPHPHIGLSTLTFLFEGSIMHRDSLGTELEIKPGAVNWMTAGKGIVHSERTPEYLRHSDKMLHGLQIWVALPKELEQMEPNFTHVEADDIPAWEEDGVSYKLIAGEAFGKKSPVPVYSPLYFIEIKSKEAKKINIGKDLFGESGLYILEGSIKNGEHTYDPRQILITTEASLCEFEIAENSTVYIFGGEPFPEEHFIFWNFVSSDKNLIEKAKKDWTEQTFPKVPGETEFVPLPEPRIK